In a genomic window of Variovorax paradoxus:
- a CDS encoding BMP family ABC transporter substrate-binding protein: MYKNLAGRALVAWLTACFLLSAHSRAHAQPQPAPPLKIGFVYVTPLTEAGWVRQHDEGRKAVEAALGARVKTTYVENVAEGADAERVIRDLAQQGHRLIFTPSFGYMEPTLKVARDFPEVKFESITGYKTAPNVATANARYYEGRYLAGVAAGRMTKSNVAGYVAGFPIPEVLQGINAFTLGMRSVNPKATVRVVWLNEWFDPPKERDAAMTLFNQSVDVIAFHTGSTAVMAAAQERGKLAIAYHSDMRRIAPDAQVVAVTHQWGGYYTQRARAVLDGSWKSANLWGGVKEGMIRVGDFGTRVPQAVQQEVLARQQDIAAGRLQPFRAVAAEVRDNEGHVAIAKGSQLSDEQILRMNWLAEGVQGRIAR, encoded by the coding sequence TGGCGTGGCTGACCGCCTGTTTTCTGTTGTCCGCCCACTCCCGGGCCCACGCCCAGCCCCAACCCGCGCCGCCGCTGAAGATCGGCTTCGTCTACGTCACGCCGCTGACCGAGGCCGGCTGGGTGCGCCAGCACGACGAGGGCCGCAAGGCCGTGGAAGCGGCGCTCGGCGCCCGCGTCAAGACCACCTATGTCGAGAACGTGGCCGAGGGTGCGGATGCCGAACGCGTGATCCGCGACCTCGCGCAGCAGGGCCACCGGCTGATCTTCACGCCGAGCTTCGGCTACATGGAGCCCACGCTCAAGGTGGCGCGCGACTTTCCCGAGGTGAAGTTCGAGTCGATCACCGGCTACAAGACCGCGCCCAACGTGGCGACCGCCAACGCGCGCTACTACGAGGGCCGCTACCTGGCCGGCGTGGCGGCCGGGCGCATGACGAAGAGCAACGTCGCGGGCTACGTGGCGGGCTTCCCGATCCCCGAGGTGCTGCAGGGCATCAACGCCTTCACGCTGGGCATGCGCTCGGTGAACCCGAAGGCGACCGTGCGCGTGGTCTGGCTCAACGAGTGGTTCGATCCGCCGAAGGAGCGCGACGCGGCCATGACCCTGTTCAACCAGTCGGTGGACGTGATCGCCTTCCACACCGGCTCGACCGCGGTGATGGCGGCGGCGCAGGAGCGCGGCAAGCTGGCGATCGCCTACCACTCGGACATGCGCAGGATCGCGCCCGACGCCCAGGTGGTCGCGGTCACGCACCAGTGGGGCGGCTACTACACGCAGCGCGCCCGCGCGGTGCTCGACGGCAGCTGGAAGAGCGCCAACCTCTGGGGCGGCGTGAAGGAAGGAATGATCCGGGTCGGCGATTTCGGCACCAGGGTGCCGCAGGCCGTGCAGCAGGAGGTGCTGGCGCGCCAGCAGGACATCGCGGCCGGCCGGCTGCAGCCGTTCCGCGCCGTGGCGGCCGAGGTGCGCGACAACGAGGGCCATGTCGCGATCGCCAAGGGCAGCCAGCTGTCCGACGAGCAGATCCTGCGGATGAACTGGCTGGCCGAGGGCGTGCAGGGGCGGATCGCGCGCTGA
- a CDS encoding Rrf2 family transcriptional regulator, with protein sequence MRLTTKGRFAVTAMIDLALHQTTGPVTLAAISLRQKISMSYLEQMFSKLRRHELVASTRGPGGGYSLGRKAARITVADIVFAVDAAEAAPSSASASEEEGVRCTAHELWASLNSRMVEFLDSVTLQHLMDEQIARNATQAKAPAVVRHATSRQAAPSVARPTNVPNSVFALGKMLAKP encoded by the coding sequence ATGCGTCTCACCACCAAGGGCCGCTTTGCGGTCACCGCCATGATCGATCTGGCCCTGCACCAGACCACCGGTCCGGTCACGCTGGCTGCCATCAGCCTGCGGCAGAAGATTTCGATGTCCTATCTGGAGCAGATGTTCAGCAAGCTGCGCCGGCACGAACTGGTCGCCTCCACGCGCGGCCCGGGCGGCGGCTACTCGCTGGGCCGCAAGGCCGCGCGCATCACGGTGGCCGACATCGTGTTCGCGGTCGATGCCGCCGAAGCGGCGCCGTCCTCGGCCTCCGCGAGCGAGGAAGAAGGCGTGCGCTGCACCGCGCACGAGCTCTGGGCATCGCTCAACAGCCGCATGGTGGAGTTCCTCGACTCGGTCACGCTGCAGCACCTGATGGACGAGCAGATCGCGCGCAACGCGACCCAGGCCAAGGCGCCGGCGGTGGTCCGCCACGCCACCTCGCGCCAGGCCGCGCCCAGCGTGGCCCGCCCGACGAACGTGCCGAACTCGGTGTTCGCGCTGGGCAAGATGCTCGCGAAGCCCTGA